In Vigna unguiculata cultivar IT97K-499-35 chromosome 3, ASM411807v1, whole genome shotgun sequence, a single genomic region encodes these proteins:
- the LOC114178735 gene encoding NAC domain-containing protein 82-like yields MAVSKLIPGFRFHPSGVELVVYFLKRKVMGKKFFGGAIAELDIYKYAPWDLPAKSCLRTGELEWYFFCPLEKKYGSGSRMKRATEIGYWKATGRDRVVQHNHKTVGMIRTLIFHKGKSPKGERTNWVMHEHRLEDKDLADKGIAQHSYVVCKVFEKEGLGPRNGAQYARPFNEEEWNDEELDIPCTASTAPVPILPMTSDASVPTDNPVPASGYTSCLSTSMPVPGTADPSDPNDQVVNNDDEDILRMNDISEDGDKLSEKADNDPKKIAGDVPPLPEFFEGLDAYWDAYHAGISSGQNAEFSTNGMVTTDDVWSSDFLQLSDLDIPLVWPNTQP; encoded by the exons ATGGCTGTATCGAAATTGATACCGGGGTTTCGATTCCACCCCTCTGGTGTCGAGTTAGTCGTGTACTTTCTGAAAAGGAAAGTGATGGGAAAAAAGTTCTTTGGTGGTGCCATTGCTGAACTTGACATATACAAATATGCTCCATGGGATCTGCCAG CTAAGTCTTGTCTAAGAACTGGGGAATTGGAATGGTACTTCTTCTGCCCGCTGGAGAAGAAATATGGGAGTGGGAGTAGGATGAAGCGCGCTACTGAAATTGGGTACTGGAAAGCTACTGGGAGGGATAGAGTTGTTCAGCACAATCATAAAACGGTGGGGATGATTAGAACACTGATATTTCACAAGGGTAAATCGCCGAAAGGTGAAAGAACCAATTGGGTTATGCATGAGCATAGGCTTGAAGATAAGGACCTTGCTGACAAAGGAATTGCACAG CATTCCTATGTAGTCTGCAAGGTATTTGAAAAGGAAGGTCTTGGTCCCAGGAATGGTGCGCAATATGCAAGACCATTTAATGAGGAAGAGTGGAACGATGAAGAACTGGACATACCTTGTACTGCTTCAACAGCACCAGTTCCCATCTTGCCTATGACATCCGATGCCTCTGTCCCAACGGACAATCCCGTCCCTGCTAGTGGATATACATCATGTCTATCAACATCAATGCCTGTACCTGGCACAGCGGATCCTTCTGATCCAAATGATCAAGTTGTTAACAATGATGATGAAGATATTTTACGGATGAACGATATTTCTGAAGATGGTGACAAATTGTCTGAG AAGGCTGATAATGATCCAAAAAAGATTGCTGGGGATGTACCACCTTTACCCGAATTTTTCGAGGGCTTGGATGCCTACTGGGATGCTTATCATGCTGGTATTTCCTCTGGCCAGAATGCTGAATTTAGCACAAACGGAATGGTTACCACAGATGATGTCTGGAGCTCGGACTTCCTACAGTTATCTGATCTAGACATCCCATTGGTCTGGCCGAATACACAACCTTAA
- the LOC114177437 gene encoding uncharacterized protein LOC114177437 has product MEAPMLPLGRTSSIEREPRTLNIHQIQSARELAIYILNTKTIEEASRIFTEGLQPVVSGACCLGSGTTMDIDIDIDLGEELELMNSKDATTQVAPAAAFRDIASAPF; this is encoded by the exons atggaGGCTCCCATGTTACCCCTTGGAAGGACTTCTTCAATCGAAAGGGAACCCAGAACTCTCAATATCCACCAAATTCAATCGGCTAGG GAACTGGCAATATATATATTGAACACAAAGACCATAGAAGAAGCTTCCAGAATTTTCACGGag GGGTTGCAACCAGTGGTGAGTGGCGCTTGCTGCTTAGGATCCGGCACAACAATGGACATAGACATAGACATAGATTTGGGTGAAGAACTGGAACTGATGAATTCCAAAGACGCAACAACACAAGTAGCTCCAGCAGCAGCATTCAGGGACATAGCATCAGCACCTTTCTAG
- the LOC114178734 gene encoding BTB/POZ domain-containing protein At2g13690-like, with translation MKRWSHRKPRRRAWCCSFAIPPASPELTSISKSPHRAQPFPKRSVSVPNSPQSAKSGFPIVGRIDPRRILSPGRVSPIDSDPTPSVSQLRSPSFRAPSPPTVADAAALDVKLKLRGKNGGSMVMEVDSEVLEANSEVFAGLIADCKRGGGGATMEVENLGVFSDTIELMFEDDDCITKKLINVGVFRSIDILEVSAGIMFTKGVRCCLKYLEAVPWTEEEEEKLRSLFTRFEFDDATTRDILGRLYLHDSVDSRPNVAQQLVRSITTSEDANARSEMKSLVKGLLCKSSVYEKSHLELSKEDLFTVCESCLSSLISLFEEASDSMRTERVITKDTSKPLIERISRQVDNINWLLEIMVDGQVAEDFVDVWAGQEKLLKMHDVTSPMIRYELSRVSALLFVAMGTRKLQCPLEARSGLLQAWFGPMLLDFGWLQRCKKGLDMKALEEAMGQTLLTLPLKQQYVLFMEWFRHFSRHGTECPNMGKAFQIWWRRSFLRGSEAVESR, from the exons ATGAAACGGTGGTCCCACCGGAAGCCTCGCCGGCGAGCGTGGTGCTGCTCGTTCGCAATCCCTCCCGCTAGTCCTGAACTCACTTCAATCTCAAAATCGCCTCACAGAGCGCAACCCTTTCCCAAACGCAGCGTTTCGGTCCCTAACTCTCCTCAGAGCGCCAAATCCGGGTTCCCCATCGTGGGCCGGATCGACCCGCGCCGGATCTTGTCGCCGGGAAGAGTCTCTCCCATTGACTCCGATCCCACCCCCTCCGTGTCGCAACTCCGATCCCCTAGCTTTCGCGCTCCCTCCCCGCCGACGGTGGCGGATGCCGCGGCGCTGGACGTGAAGCTAAAGCTGCGAGGCAAGAACGGGGGGAGCATGGTGATGGAGGTAGACTCAGAGGTTCTTGAAGCGAACTCGGAGGTGTTTGCGGGTTTGATAGCGGATTGCAAGAGAGGTGGGGGTGGAGCGACGATGGAGGTGGAGAACTTGGGTGTGTTCAGTGACACCATTGAGCTTATGTTTGAAGATGATGATTGCATCACAAAGAAGCTCATCAACGTTGGCGTTTTTCGCTCCATTGACATTTTAGAG GTTTCAGCAGGAATTATGTTCACTAAGGGCGTTCGGTGTTGTTTAAAGTACCTTGAGGCGGTTCCTTGGACtgaggaggaagaagagaaacTGAGGAGCCTTTTCACAAGATTTGAGTTCGATGATGCAACAACAAGAGACATTTTGGGAAGACTGTACTTGCACGACTCAGTAGATTCGCGGCCAAACGTTGCACAACAACTTGTTCGATCTATCACCACTTCGGAGGATGCAAATGCCAGAAGTGAAATGAAGTCACTAGTGAAGGGTCTTCTTTGCAAAAGTTCTGTGTATGAGAAGAGCCATCTTGAGCTTAGCAAGGAGGATCTATTTACTGTTTGTGAGTCGTGTTTGAGTTCACTTATCAGTCTCTTTGAAGAGGCATCAGATAGTATGCGTACTGAAAGGGTGATTACAAAAGACACGAGCAAGCCTCTGATTGAGCGGATCTCAAGACAGGTTGATAACATCAACTGGTTGCTTGAAATTATGGTGGATGGGCAAGTGGCAGAGGACTTTGTGGATGTATGGGCAGGTCAGGAAAAGCTTCTTAAAATGCATGACGTTACCTCTCCTATGATAAGATATGAGCTCAGTAGAGTCTCAGCACTTCTATTTGTTGCTATGGGTACGAGAAAACTGCAATGCCCTTTGGAGGCTAGATCAGGGCTTCTCCAAGCGTGGTTTGGACCTATGCTGTTGGACTTTGGTTGGCTTCAAAGATGCAAGAAAGGGCTTGATATGAAGGCCTTGGAAGAGGCTATGGGGCAGACACTGCTTACTTTACCTTTAAAGCAGCAATATGTGCTGTTTATGGAATGGTTTCGGCATTTTTCAAGACATGGCACTGAGTGCCCAAATATGGGCAAGGCATTCCAAATTTGGTGGCGTAGATCTTTCTTAAGAGGCTCTGAGGCTGTTGAATCAAGATAG